One Luteibacter sp. 9135 DNA segment encodes these proteins:
- a CDS encoding acyl-CoA dehydrogenase family protein: MAHRLDPLDLYDVRSLLTDEERAVQDAVGRFVDEKVLPIIGDAFEQGRFPAELVSEIASLGLLGATLPEEYGCAGMNAVSYGLICQELERGDSGLRSFASVQSSLCMYPIFAYGSEEQKREYLPRMAAGEVIGCFGLTEPHGGSDPANMKTTARQDGGDWVINGAKMWITNGNLAHIAIVWAQTDDGIQGFVVPTDTKGFTAQEVHKKMSLRASVTSGLFFDDVRVPDSARLPNVKGLKGPLGCLNQARFGITWGPIGAAQACLKEVLDYSSQRILFGRPLAANQAVQIRLADMARRVTTAQLLSLQLGRLKDAGRLQPTQVSLAKWNNVRMALDIARDCRDILGGAGITTEHSAIRHALNLESVITYEGTETVHQLVVGRELTGINAF, translated from the coding sequence ATGGCTCACCGTCTCGACCCGCTCGATCTTTACGATGTCCGCTCGCTGCTCACCGACGAGGAGCGTGCCGTGCAGGATGCCGTCGGCCGCTTCGTCGACGAGAAGGTGCTGCCGATCATCGGCGATGCCTTCGAGCAGGGCCGCTTCCCGGCCGAGCTCGTGTCCGAGATCGCCTCGCTGGGCCTGCTCGGTGCAACCCTGCCCGAGGAGTACGGCTGCGCCGGCATGAACGCCGTCAGCTACGGTCTGATCTGCCAGGAGTTGGAGCGCGGCGATTCGGGCCTGCGCAGCTTCGCCTCCGTGCAGAGTTCGCTATGCATGTATCCGATTTTCGCTTACGGCTCCGAGGAGCAGAAGCGCGAGTACCTGCCGCGCATGGCGGCGGGCGAGGTCATCGGCTGTTTCGGGCTCACCGAGCCGCACGGCGGTTCCGATCCGGCCAACATGAAAACCACGGCCCGCCAGGATGGCGGCGACTGGGTGATCAACGGCGCCAAGATGTGGATCACCAACGGCAACCTGGCCCATATCGCCATCGTCTGGGCGCAGACCGACGACGGTATCCAGGGGTTCGTGGTGCCGACCGACACCAAGGGCTTCACCGCCCAGGAAGTCCACAAGAAGATGAGCCTGCGTGCGTCCGTCACGTCCGGCCTGTTCTTCGACGATGTCCGCGTGCCGGACAGCGCCCGCCTGCCGAATGTGAAGGGCCTCAAGGGTCCGCTCGGCTGCCTCAACCAGGCGCGCTTCGGCATCACCTGGGGGCCCATCGGTGCCGCGCAGGCCTGCCTGAAGGAAGTGCTCGACTATTCCTCACAGCGGATCCTGTTCGGTCGGCCGCTGGCCGCCAACCAGGCCGTACAGATCCGCCTGGCCGACATGGCCCGCCGTGTCACCACCGCGCAGCTGCTGTCGCTGCAGCTGGGCCGCCTGAAGGATGCAGGTCGCCTGCAGCCGACCCAGGTATCGCTGGCGAAGTGGAACAACGTGCGCATGGCGCTGGACATCGCGCGTGATTGCCGCGACATCCTTGGTGGCGCGGGCATCACCACGGAGCACTCGGCGATCCGCCATGCGCTGAACCTGGAATCGGTCATCACCTACGAGGGCACCGAGACCGTGCACCAGCTGGTGGTCGGCCGTGAACTCACGGGCATCAACGCGTTCTGA
- a CDS encoding DMT family transporter — protein MFKGVLLGFACYAAYAWSDAFVKSLEGSLPPYEAVFFGAVLAMAAFPFLKKPGDRWSEIVVSKMPGLWLLRAMAGAIGNITAVMAFTALPMAEAFSLIFLLPIFVTILSVVFLREHVGWRRWSAVVVGFLGVLVVLRPGFRHLGQGHVAAIICGITGALSIIALRMAGATEKRITLYGAGVVGPMIAGFIMMLPHFVWPDAHQWLLVLGYGLLAAAGAVLLMLATQNAPAARVAPTQYSQMLWAILFGYLIFHDQLDWPMLAGIVLILGAGLFTFVREEKKTDWWRWTNIV, from the coding sequence ATGTTCAAAGGCGTACTCCTCGGCTTTGCCTGCTACGCCGCCTACGCATGGAGCGACGCCTTCGTGAAGTCCCTCGAAGGCTCGCTGCCGCCTTACGAGGCGGTCTTCTTCGGCGCCGTCCTGGCCATGGCGGCGTTTCCCTTCCTGAAGAAGCCCGGCGACCGCTGGAGCGAGATCGTGGTGTCGAAGATGCCCGGCCTGTGGCTGCTGCGCGCCATGGCGGGGGCCATCGGCAACATCACCGCGGTGATGGCGTTCACCGCCCTGCCCATGGCCGAAGCGTTCTCGCTGATCTTCCTGCTGCCCATCTTCGTCACCATTCTTTCCGTGGTGTTCCTGCGCGAGCATGTGGGCTGGCGGCGCTGGTCGGCAGTGGTGGTGGGGTTCCTGGGCGTGCTGGTGGTGCTTCGCCCCGGCTTCCGTCATCTGGGCCAGGGCCACGTGGCGGCGATCATCTGCGGCATCACCGGGGCCCTGTCCATCATCGCCCTGCGCATGGCCGGCGCGACCGAGAAGCGCATCACCCTCTACGGCGCCGGCGTGGTCGGGCCGATGATCGCCGGCTTCATCATGATGCTTCCACACTTCGTCTGGCCGGACGCGCATCAATGGCTGCTGGTGCTTGGCTACGGACTGCTCGCCGCGGCGGGCGCCGTGCTGCTGATGCTGGCCACGCAGAACGCTCCCGCGGCGCGTGTCGCGCCCACGCAGTACAGCCAGATGCTGTGGGCCATCCTGTTCGGCTACCTGATCTTCCACGACCAACTGGACTGGCCGATGCTGGCAGGCATCGTGCTGATCCTGGGCGCCGGCCTGTTCACCTTCGTCCGCGAGGAAAAGAAGACCGACTGGTGGCGGTGGACCAACATCGTTTGA
- a CDS encoding 5'-nucleotidase gives MTHAPQDATNAHAESAISDNRLVVAISSRALFDMEDSHDLFERDGLDAYRAFQIEHEDDLLKPGVAFPLVQKLLGLNALSGNVPPVEVILLSRNSGDTGLRIFNAIQHYKLGISRAAFTSGAPTSDYIAPFRADLFLSANAEDVGRALRAGVAAATILPSTAPQRSREQLRIAFDGDAVIFGDEGERVSKEQGLDAFHRSESELWAEPLSGGPFRGFLAALHRLQAAFPAETSPIRTALVTARSAPAHKRVILTLRRWGVRIDEALFLGGRDKGPFLDAFGADIFFDDSPANVESARRHVATGHVPHGVSNP, from the coding sequence ATGACCCATGCCCCCCAAGACGCCACCAACGCCCACGCCGAAAGCGCCATAAGCGACAACCGCCTCGTCGTCGCCATCTCGTCGCGTGCGTTGTTCGACATGGAAGACAGCCACGACCTGTTCGAGCGCGACGGCCTGGATGCCTACCGCGCCTTCCAGATCGAGCACGAAGACGACCTGCTGAAACCGGGCGTGGCCTTCCCGCTGGTGCAGAAGCTGCTCGGCCTGAACGCGCTGTCCGGCAATGTGCCCCCGGTGGAGGTCATCCTGCTGTCGCGCAACTCGGGTGATACCGGCCTGCGCATCTTCAACGCGATCCAGCACTACAAGCTGGGCATCTCGCGTGCCGCCTTCACCAGCGGCGCGCCGACGTCCGATTACATCGCGCCGTTCCGCGCCGACCTGTTCCTCTCCGCCAATGCGGAGGATGTGGGTCGTGCGCTGCGTGCCGGTGTCGCCGCCGCGACGATCCTGCCGTCCACGGCCCCGCAGCGCTCCCGCGAGCAGCTGCGCATCGCCTTCGACGGTGACGCGGTGATCTTTGGCGACGAAGGCGAGCGGGTATCCAAGGAACAGGGTCTGGACGCATTCCATCGCAGCGAATCCGAACTATGGGCCGAGCCACTGTCGGGCGGCCCGTTCCGTGGCTTCCTGGCTGCACTGCATCGTCTGCAGGCGGCGTTTCCCGCCGAGACCTCGCCGATCCGCACGGCACTGGTCACCGCCCGCTCCGCGCCCGCGCACAAGCGCGTGATCCTCACGCTACGCCGGTGGGGCGTGCGCATCGACGAAGCGTTGTTCCTTGGTGGCCGCGACAAGGGCCCGTTCCTGGACGCGTTCGGCGCCGACATCTTTTTCGATGACTCCCCGGCCAACGTGGAGTCGGCCCGGCGGCACGTGGCCACCGGGCACGTGCCGCACGGCGTTTCCAATCCCTAG
- a CDS encoding NAD kinase, which translates to MRLAFVASETDVAQRARAALVKRYKGVAPEDAEIVVSLGGDGFMLRTLHAHRTLGLPFYGMKLGRLGFLMNQHDLDQLPERIERAHPAVLHPLEMHTTCCDGTEHRALAFNEVALLRQSNQAAHLTVSLNGDLKLDELVCDGVLVCTPAGSTAYNLSAHGPILPLDANVLAMTPISPFRPRRWRGAILPHATRVTLHTKDPNKRPISATADFHEVRDVKSVEIKQSRRNAVRLLFDPEHNLQQRILDEQFAP; encoded by the coding sequence ATGCGCCTAGCCTTTGTCGCCAGCGAAACCGATGTGGCCCAGCGCGCCCGTGCGGCGCTGGTCAAACGCTACAAGGGCGTGGCGCCCGAAGACGCCGAGATCGTGGTCTCGCTCGGCGGCGACGGCTTCATGCTGCGCACGCTGCACGCCCATCGCACCCTCGGCCTGCCTTTCTACGGCATGAAGCTCGGTCGCCTGGGCTTCCTGATGAACCAGCATGACCTCGACCAGTTGCCTGAGCGTATCGAACGGGCGCACCCCGCCGTGCTCCATCCCCTCGAGATGCACACCACCTGCTGCGACGGTACGGAGCATCGCGCCCTGGCCTTCAACGAAGTGGCGCTGTTGCGCCAGAGCAACCAGGCGGCCCACCTGACGGTCAGTCTCAACGGCGACCTGAAGCTCGACGAACTCGTCTGCGACGGCGTGCTCGTCTGCACCCCGGCCGGTTCCACGGCGTACAACCTCTCCGCGCACGGTCCCATCCTGCCGCTCGACGCCAACGTGCTGGCCATGACGCCGATCAGTCCGTTCCGTCCACGGCGCTGGCGCGGCGCCATCCTGCCGCACGCCACGCGCGTCACCCTGCATACCAAGGATCCGAACAAGCGCCCGATCAGCGCGACGGCGGATTTCCACGAGGTGCGCGACGTCAAGTCGGTGGAGATCAAGCAATCGCGGCGCAACGCGGTGCGCCTGCTGTTCGACCCCGAACACAACCTCCAGCAACGCATCCTCGACGAACAATTCGCCCCCTGA